AAGAGCAGGGATGGCGGTCCAAGGGTTAACTCCTACCTCGGTACGGGAATGCATTGAAGCACGCCAGAACTTGATTGCATTGGCCCAATGGATAGCAAATGAGTTTTCCGTAAATAAGAGGTATATGGTAGGTTGATTTAGGGATAATGGCGGTGACTGGTTAGGAATTATAGAGGGAAGGGTGCTAAAGTGGAAAGGTTATGGGCACCGTGGCGATCACAATATGTAGAAAGCGCCGGGGACTCGACTGACTGTTTCTTATGTACCGAACCGCAGTCTAGCAGCGATATGGAAGCGCTTATTTTATGGCGGTCCCTAAGGACCTTTGTCATTTTAAACCGTTTTCCCTACAACAGCGGTCACTTACTTATTGCGCCTTATCGGCACGTAAAGGATTTTGAGCAACTTACCAATGAAGAATTGCTTGACCTAGGTCAGCAAGTACAAAGAATGGTCGTGGTGTTAAAAGAAGTCTTAAAACCCCAAGCCTTTAATATTGGCCTCAACCTTGGCGCCCCCGCGGGAGCAGGCTTGCCGGGCCATCTGCATGTTCATATAGTTCCGAGGTGGCAAGGAGATACTAATTTTATGCCTGTAACCGCGGATACCAAAGTGATTTCCGAAGGCCTACTTGACACCTGGAGCAAGCTGCGCAATTACATTGATCACCATCGCCAAGAGATTCGTGCCGACCTATGAACCAGTTTTTGATTTTTGGCGGAGCTTCGTCAGATCAGACAAGACAATTTTTTGCCTGTTAAAGGTGAGGATGCCCTCCCTTTTAAATTCAGTAAGGATTCTCGTCACAGTTTCCCTTGACACCCCAATACGGCTAGCTAGCTCTCTTTGGGTGACGGCAAGATTAATTACGGTGCCTTCGTCGGTTTTGGTTCCCAAATCATTCGCTAACTGCAGCAAAAGGGCAGCCATTCGGCTGTACGTATCCCGGTAAGCAAAAGTACTCAGTTCCACTTGGGCCATGCGCAATCGAGCAGACATCATCTTCAACATTTTGAGTGCAATTTGCGGATGTTGAATCAAAAGATGGCTCATATCAGCAGAGGGAATGACTCCAATCTCGCAATCTTCCATGGCTTCAGCAGTAGCCGGGAATGGCCCTTTGTCAAACAGCAGTACTTCGGCAAAAATATCTCCTTCGCGGAGGAAATGCAATATTCGCTCACGGCCATCTTCGGTACTTTTATATACTTTGACCCGCCCAGATTTTACAAAATATAACCCGTCGCCAGGTTCCCCCTCTAGGAAGATAATGTGGTGTTTTGTGTACTTGCGGTTAATTATGATGTGCTCTATTAGCTCCAAATCTTTTTGGCTTAGCCCAGAAAAAATAGGTAAGTTTTCCAGATAATGCAGGTTTTCTGCCATCGGTTGGGGCACCTCGTTTTAGCATTTTTTGTCGCAATATGATGATACCATTTCCAACTCTTAAGGATAAATTACCAAAAATGGTTTGTCCCTTTACGAATATCTGTTGTGAGGTGTCAGTCTAAGTGAAAAGGAAATACCTTATGGCTTGATAAAGGATGGAGGAAGAAAAGAGGTGAAAGCTAGGTAGAAGAGAATTAAACTCTAAAATGCTAGCTTGAGATATTAAAGGGTGGTTTGCTTTGGAGGATCAGAGCTGGCCTCTCGCAGCTTTCCTTAGGCGAGCCCAGAATGGTGACCAAGGAGCCTACGAAGAACTGTTGCGAAGGTACTTGCCATTTATTCTCGCGGCGGTTGCCGATGTAGTCAACCGCCAGATCTCCGTGAAGGACGATGAGGCTAGCGCTGGGATACTGGCTTTTTCTGAGGCTATAAAGGCCTATCATGCCGGCAAAGGCAGGTTCCTACCCTTTGCTCGTACCGTGATTAGGAGACGCGTCTATGATTATCTTCGCAGACAGGCTAAGTTCGTGGCGGAGGTACCGTGTAGTCACCTCGATAGCCTCTCCTGTACCCAGATTCGGGAGCAAGCGGGTGAAGGGAGTTCATTTGCCAATTCAAGAGGTATAAGTGCATACGAAAAGGAGCTAGAGGCATTTGAGATACGGGAAGAAATTGCCTGTTTAAGCCAGGAAATGAGGGATTTGGGTATAACCTTTGCCGATGTGGCAGATTCATCCCCGCGGCAGGAGGAGACAAAGAAATTAGCTGTTAAAGCAGCTACCTGCATTAGTAAAAATGCCCAGCTTCTCAAATACATAAGGACTCGTAAAAAATTGCCCCTTAAGGAAATTGCTGAAGATCTGTTGAGGGATCAGAACCACAGCAGTCTTTCTAGCTTTCGAATTAGAAAGACCTTAGAAAGACATCGCGCCTATATCCTGGCAGTAGCACTCATTCTAGCCGGCGATTACATCCGGCTGAAAGCGTATGCCCGGTGGTGATGGTAGTGAGGGAAGATCATAGCAGGAGCGACCAGGAACGGGGTATACTCTTGGAACGTAAGGGCAACACAGGAGTAATTCTCTGCCCAGACGGAAGTTTTCGGCGGGTTAAAGTTGTTGGTCCATGCCCAATAGGAACTGAAGGCGATTTTGAAGCAACAAATGAACCTTCCGGTCACCTGTGGCGGCAACGACTACATCGACGAAGGTGGCTGGTATGTTCTCTCGGAGCAGCTTGTTTGCTTGTGGTTTTAGCTACAAGCTGGTTGAGACACGGCCCCTTAACCCAGGTTCCAAGCATCAATCCTGTTGCCACAGTAATTGCCTATGCTACGGTTGATATAAATCCTAGTTTGGAGTTTGGTATAGACGTTGCTGGCCGAGTCCAAAGCGCTAGGGGGTTGGACCGAGACGGGTCTTTGCTTCTTGAGAGCATAGAATACCGTGACCAGGATTTGGTAGCCGTTACTACTAAAGTACTTGAGCAAGCTGCAGCTAAAGGGTATTTACCACGGACCCGGAAAGGTTTAGTCTTAGTAACTGTTTCTCCCTGCTCGCAAGACGCAAGTGTTCTCAAATTGCTGGACCCTAAAGTCCTCATGTTAAAGGAGGCCGTACGAGCTACCACTATCCGTCTAGGTTTGCAAGCGGAAGTAGGAGTGGTATATCTAGGCAGCAAGGCTGGCCCAAAACTTCGGGATAAAGCCAATGAGCTGCGTTCCTCTCCTGGCCGGGTAGCTTTTATCCTACAGCTGGAGGCAGAAGGGAAAGCTGTTCGTGTCAATAAGTCAGCTACCAAACCTATTGAAAAAATTGCCCAAGAAGCGGGAGCTCAGATTGGGCAAACGGTGAGGATGATGGAGGC
The Clostridia bacterium genome window above contains:
- a CDS encoding HIT domain-containing protein gives rise to the protein MERLWAPWRSQYVESAGDSTDCFLCTEPQSSSDMEALILWRSLRTFVILNRFPYNSGHLLIAPYRHVKDFEQLTNEELLDLGQQVQRMVVVLKEVLKPQAFNIGLNLGAPAGAGLPGHLHVHIVPRWQGDTNFMPVTADTKVISEGLLDTWSKLRNYIDHHRQEIRADL
- a CDS encoding Crp/Fnr family transcriptional regulator, which translates into the protein MAENLHYLENLPIFSGLSQKDLELIEHIIINRKYTKHHIIFLEGEPGDGLYFVKSGRVKVYKSTEDGRERILHFLREGDIFAEVLLFDKGPFPATAEAMEDCEIGVIPSADMSHLLIQHPQIALKMLKMMSARLRMAQVELSTFAYRDTYSRMAALLLQLANDLGTKTDEGTVINLAVTQRELASRIGVSRETVTRILTEFKREGILTFNRQKIVLSDLTKLRQKSKTGS
- a CDS encoding sigma-70 family RNA polymerase sigma factor — its product is MEDQSWPLAAFLRRAQNGDQGAYEELLRRYLPFILAAVADVVNRQISVKDDEASAGILAFSEAIKAYHAGKGRFLPFARTVIRRRVYDYLRRQAKFVAEVPCSHLDSLSCTQIREQAGEGSSFANSRGISAYEKELEAFEIREEIACLSQEMRDLGITFADVADSSPRQEETKKLAVKAATCISKNAQLLKYIRTRKKLPLKEIAEDLLRDQNHSSLSSFRIRKTLERHRAYILAVALILAGDYIRLKAYARW